A stretch of bacterium DNA encodes these proteins:
- a CDS encoding 16S rRNA (uracil(1498)-N(3))-methyltransferase, with amino-acid sequence MPFELELLQRHGFAVVGIGPRTLRTDTACIALLGLVAERLRG; translated from the coding sequence GTGCCCTTCGAGCTGGAGCTGCTGCAGCGGCACGGTTTCGCGGTCGTCGGCATCGGCCCGCGCACGCTGCGCACGGACACCGCCTGCATCGCGCTGCTGGGCCTCGTCGCCGAGCGCCTGCGCGGCTGA